The region CTTCGCCGACAAGCGAGCGATTTCGTCGTGCAGGTTGTCCGAACGCTGCACCGTTTGACCGGCCTTGTAAAGCTTGCTGCTTTGTTCTTCCAATCGAGACAACAGCGAGTTGGTTCGATTCGTTACGTCTTGAAAACCTGTGAGCTGATTGAGGGGATGGTGCGTCGCTTTGACTTCCTTACGAACTTCAGCAAGTTGTTTGACGACATCCTGTTGTAGCCAAAACTGGGTGATCCCCACACCCAACGTGATTCCTAGAACTAGACAGAATCCACCGATGATTCCCGGGTTGTGCGTGGCCCAACCAAAGTCCGAATCATCCCCATAACGTTCATTAATCGGCATATGAAACTCCTCCGTGTATAAATGGCAACGTCCGTGCTCTTCGCGAGCACTTATGTTATCGAAATGCATGACGTGTTCGGAAAAGTCATCCGCCAGCGATTCCCAAAGGTTTACTAGCAGGCCGCACCCATCACCCAAATAACCGACACAGCCTGACCGTTATGTAAAGAGCCAGTGAATCTCTTTACCTGACAGTCAACTTCTCACATTTTGCTCCTTCGACGCCGCGCTAATCGTCCTAAGCAGAACAATCGCCACAGCTTCCGGTGAGCACTTTGTGACCACTCGGGTGGGGTGGGCTTTGCGAATCGTATACGGATTCGACTGTAAATAACTTGTAAGAGAATGCTAAGAAGTTTGTGTCCAACCTACAACGAAAATGATTTCCTTTATCGCCCGCGTCATGCGCTGCGTTAGCGATTGCCAAAATGCCACGGTCAGATTGCGTGCAGAAGCGAGACGCGCCCATGTATAGAACATCAAGAGGTCGCGAATAATTGTTGTACGCTTGGTCAATACTTTCGTACAATGAGCGCGCGGCTTCGCTAATCGCACGCTTCACGCCCTAAAACTCTCGATGCATTGGCAAACGATCACAGTCCTGGCGCTATTGGTTCTGGCAGGTTGCCAAGACGAGCCGGAGTTTCAAATCGTGGAAACTTCGTTCGCTACCGGGGCAGATACTTTCGCTTGCCGCATGGCGATCCCCACGCGGACGTCCTCGAACGCACCGCTGATCGTTGCCTGGCATGGCATCGGTGATTCGGCCGAATCGATGGCCGCCTATTCGCAGCTCGATCATTTTGCCGCAAAGCAGGGAGCAATCGTCGTCTATCCGGACGCAGCAGGAAAGCTATGGCAGGTTCCACGGAAAGAAGTCCCAGACGCCGCTGACGATCGAGACTTACAGCGGTTCGATACCATCGTCGACAATATATCGCGTCAATATAATATCGATGATAGTCGTATTTATGTGATCGGTATGTCGCACGGGGCGACGTTTGCTCAGTGGTTGGCCGCGAAGCGAAGCACGACGATCACCGCCGTCGTCGCGCAATCCGGTCCACCACCTTCCACGATGCCCGGCAATGAACTGAACGTGCCGGTCCTGCTAATCGCGGGGCAAGACGATCCTGCCCACGATGCCATCCGCCAGGCTCACCAGCGTTATCAAGCCGCAGGAGTGCCGACTCAATTCATTTCGGTTCCCAACATCGGCCATGCCTGGGCGACTTCCCAGAACGACGCAATCGCCAAATTTCTATCCCACGCTTCGCGGTAGTTTACTTCTGACGGCCTCAATGCACTTGGTGATATCACGCGGCGAAGCTTTGCGTTTGCAAGCGTAGAATTGGACTTCTTTCCAGATCGTAGCCAATTCTTTTCTGGGGAACCATTCACTTTCCTCTAAGCCGAGATTGAGCCTGACCCCTGCACGCAGTATGCTGAGGCTATCGCCCCGTAATTTCGTTGGGCCCGTGAGCCATTGCCTGGGAAGTATCGATGAAAGTTGCCAAGAATACGGTTGTTTCCATTGCCTACACGTTGAAGGATTCGGAAGGGAATCTGCTCGATTCGGCAGACGCGTCCGATCCGTTGGCCTATCTGCACGGCGTCGGCAATTTGATTTCCGGGATGGAAAAAGCTCTCGATGACCGCAATTCGGGCGAATCGTTCGAAGTCGTGATTCCAGCCGCAGAAGGTTACGGCACCATCGACGAAGATCTCTTCTGGGAACTCGAAAAGAGCCAGTTCGCCGAGTTGGGCGACGTGGAAGAAGGGACGCAGTTTGTTCTGGAAACGGAAGACGATCAGGTCTTAGTCACCGTCATCGAAATCCAAGACGACATGGTTGTCGTCGACGGTAATCATGAACTGGCTGGTGAAGACTTGCACTTCGAGATCACCGTGGTCGATGTCCGCGAAGCGACCCCGGAAGAAATCGAGCATGGCCACGCCCACGGCCCTGGAAGTGCCCACGATCACGACTAGTCGCTGCGAATAAAGCTGGGAAGATGTTCTCAGCAAATGCAGATTCTCGCAGAATGGCTACGCTTTTTGAGGCGATAGCCATCTTCGTGCCGTATAAGATGGCTGTCCGTCAAAGATGGCTGGTAGCCATCCTGCGTATCTAGTGGGAATCGAAATTGGGTAACCCGCGAAGCCGAATCAAGGTTTCAGTGTTCGGGGCAACCTGGTGATGACCTCTATAGCTTACGCTGTTTCAACCTAACTCGAAGGTTGGGGCTTGTTGCGAACGGGGAGGCTTCGCGGTAACCTCCTTGGATTGCGAGTCGAGCGGGCTCGCGTTCGCGTCTTCCTTCCCTCAAGCACCGATCACCACTTATGGGCTATCGAACGCTCCGCGCTTGCGTCGACGACTTGCAACGAAATGGGCACCTCGTTGTTCTTGAAAACGACGTCGACGCTCATTTAGAAATCGCCGAGATTCAGCGACGTGTTTACCTCAACGGTGGACCGGCTGTTCTTTTCACGAACGTGAAAGATTGCCGCTTTCCGATGGTCGGTAACTTGTTCGGATCGATGGAGCGAGCCAGGTTTATCTTTCGCGATACGCTGGAAACCGTTAAGCGGTTGATCGAACTGAAGATCGATCCGAATCAGCTGTTCAAAGCTCCCATGCGATATGCCACGGCGCCGTTGGGGGCACTTTCGATGCTGCCGAAGAAGGTCCGCAGCGGACCGATCTTTCAGAACGAGATCAAGCTGACCGACTTACCGAAGCTTGTTTCATGGCCTGACGATGGCGGCCCTTACGTAACGCTGCCGCAAGTTTTTACGGAAGACCAGCAAACCGGTGGCCTGGCTCATTCCAACCTCGGCATGTATCGCGTACAGATCGCAGGCAACGAGTTCGACCCGACCGGCGAAGTAGGGCTGCACTATCAAATTCATCGCGGCATCGGTGTGCATCATTCCGCCGCGATCTCCCAAGGGGAACCGCTGCGAGTCAATATCTTTGTCGGCGGCAATCCGGCGATGACGCTTGCCGCGGTGATGCCGTTGCCGGAAGGGCTTTCAGAACTTGGCTTCGCAGGCGCACTCGCAGGGCACCGAATACCAATGGCGACTTCGCGATCGAAACTGCCGATCTATGCCGAGGCGGACTTCTGCATCAGCGGAACGATTCATGCTGGGGAAGAAAAGCTGGAAGGGCCGTTTGGCGATCACCTGGGTTATTACAGCCTGAAGCATCTTTTTCCGACGATGCGTGTCGAGAAGGTTTATCACCGCGACGGGGCGATTTGGCCGTTTACGGTCGTGGGACGTCCGCCGCAGGAAGACACGACGTTCGGCGAACTGATTCACGAGATCACCGGGCCGGTCATTCCGACGGTGCTTCCAGGCATCAAAGAAGTGCACGCGGTCGATGCGGCCGGAGTGCATCCGTTGCTGTTGGCGATCGGCAGCGAACGGTATGTCCCGTACGAAGAGCGGCGGCGACCGAAAGAATTGATGACGCAAGCGGCGGCGATTCTGGGGCAAGGACAAATGTCGCTGGCCAAATATCTGTTCATCGCGGCCGAGCAAGACGATCCGAGCATGGATTTGCACGAGATCTGCCCCTTTCTGCTCCATATGCTGCGGCGTGTCGATTGGCGGCGTGACATTCATTTCCTGACCGAGACAACGATTGATACGCTCGACTATTCGAGCGGCGAATTCAACCATGGTTCGAAGGCGATCATTGCCGCAGTCGGTCCACCGCAGCGCGAGTTGCCAACCGAAATCCCAGGCAACTTGAACTTGCCGGATGGTTTCCGCACACCAAAAATCGCCATGCCAGGCGTGCTGGTCGTCAGTGGCCCGAAGTACGAAACGGCACGCCAGGAAGTCGAACCATCGATCGAGCGTTTCGCCGCGTTCTATTCGCCGAGCGATTCGATCAATACGTTCCCGCTGGTGATCATCGCCGATGAAAGCGAGTTCACTGCCCAGACGCTAAACAACCTGTTGTGGGTCACGTTCACGCGAAGCAATCCAGCCGCCGACATCCACGGCATCGGCAGCTTTACCCGACAAAAACATTGGGGCTGCGAAGGCTCGCTAATCATCGACGCCCGAATCAAACCCTGGAACGCCCCGCCGCTGATCGAAGACCCCGAGGTAACCGCCAAAGTCGACGCCCTGGCCGCCAAGGGAGGCCCGCTGGCGAAATATCTGTAATGTCTTGTTCCCCAGGAAGACCGAATTGGGTAGCCCGGTTAGGCATCTTCGCGAGGCGGAACGATTTGCTTAGTCCTTCAACGGATTGAACAAAATCTGTGTGCCGTCTTTTCCGGCGACTACGACATCAATGTCTCCATCGCCGTCGATGTCGGCGGTGCGGATTTGAAGGCCGATGCCGACTTCGCCTCGGTTGATGGTCTGTTGGGTGAAGTTCAGTTCTTTGTCCCAGGTATAGTAGTTCAGCACCGGTGGTTCTTTGCCGCCGGGGTCGTTGCCGTTGTGGGCACGCACGCGTTTGCCGGTGATCAGGTCGTCTTGGCCGTCGCCGTTTAAATCAGCCAGATGAAGACAGTGGGCCTGGCTGAAGGTGTCGTCGATCATCTTTTGTTCGAACGTCAGCTTGCCGTCCTTATCGGTTCCGGTAGCCAGCCAAACCCAAAGCCCAAAGCCATGCGCTTTGCTGGCGATAATGTCGTTTTTGCCGTCACCATTGACGTCCGTAACGAGCATCGGGCAGGGGAGGTGTTCGTTCCAATCGGCATGAAACGCCCACTCGCTCGACCAGGGACCACCTTCGGGGCCTTCGTACCAGCCTTGGCCGACGAGGATATCCAAACGGCCATCGTTGTTGATATCGCCAACGCCGATGCCGTGCCCGTTCTGACCGCCGATCTTGAAGGAAGTCAGCTGTGGCTCGCCATTGTCTCCCTTCGTAAAGCGGCAGGCCAACAGTGGGTTCTTAGGGTTCCACTGATTCGTGACCCATTCTTCGATACCATCGCCGTCCAAGTCGACCATGATCGTCGCTTCGTTGGTCGTCAGCTTGGTATCGATCAGGTTGTGCTCTTTCCAGAGATAACCTTGCAAGTTCGCAGGGGAACCAGGGTTCTCGTACCAGTTGACTTTCCCTTGGAAAAAGTCCCCGGCGATCACGTCGACATGGCCATCGCCGTTGACGTCTTGGGCGAAATCGCCGTTGGAATGCACGTAGCCCCCTTTGTCTTCAAACATGCGAACCGGACGAGGAAGCCAATCGCCGTTGCGATACCAGTTGCGTCCAGCGATGACGTCCAACTTGCCGTCGCCATCGAAGTCGGCGATGTCGCAGCCTTCGTTGGCATCGACCCCAAGGACTTTCACGGTGAAGTTCTCCGGAGCGGCAGCAAAGCTCAAGCAGGGCAACGCAAGCAACAGGGATAGGCTCAACAGTCGACGCATGGCAAATTTCCAGGGGTAGGAAGTCTTGGGGGGAAGGGGCGTGATGAAAAGGAACAGGGCGAAAAGGATAACGCCGCGTGTTCGGTAATATTGAGTATGGATTCCAGGGAAGCAGTTATCAACCGGACAAACGAATCCCTGATTTTTCCCGGGGTAGAGTATACTGGTAGTTGGTGGTGTTCCGTATTCAGTATTCAGCAGGAGGGTGAATCCTAAGTGAAAGTACACCTCTTGCTCTTTCTAAATAAAAACCGAACACCGAAAACTGAACACTCTACTCCGATTTATCCATGCGTTGGCCGTTAATCTATCAAGTCACTCTTCCGCTGACGCTTTGGACGTTAGTGACGGTCTTTGCGCTTTCGCTGTTGAATCTGTGGTACGCCCAAACGGAAACCGGCGAGGAGGTCGAAGCGCGCCTGGCGGCGATCAATCAGCAACTGACCGAGGTACGTTTTCCACTGTCGCAGCCGGTGCTGGAGCAAATTCAAGGACTTACCGGAACACAGTTGGCGGTGACCGATCGGCAAGGGGAGCTGATTCGTTCGACGACCGAAATCACCCCGGAGGAACTGCTGACACTCTTGAAAGATGACGCCCCAGGCGTGGTCGATCTGAGTGAAGTGATTCAACTGGCCGGGCAAAGTTATTTCCACAGCACGACAACTTCGCGGTTTTCTGGCAGCGGCGAAGTAACGGTCCATTTGCTATACCCGAAAGCAAATTACGATCGCCGCGTCGCGCAGTCTTTCTGGCCCCTAATGCTGCTCGGTCTGACTGCGGTTGGACCAATGTTGTTGGTTGCTTCGTTTCTGACGGTACGGATCACACGCCCCGTAACGCGGCTGCAAAAACAGGTCGACCGGATTGCGGAAGGAGACTTCGTGGAAGTGCCGCCAGGAAAGACCGACGACGAACTTCGCGATCTTTCGCTGGCGATCAATCGCATGTCACAGCAGTTGGAGTCGTACGAAACCAAAGTACGCACCATGGAACGTGCTCAGGTTCTCGGGCAGATCGGCGCTGGCTTCTCGCATCAAATTCGCAATGCGATGACCGGTGGGCAGTTGGCATTGGGGCTGCATCGTTTGGATTGCAGCCAGCCTGATTGCGAGAGCCTTCAAGTTGCCCAGCGGCAGATGGCGATGGTGGAACACATGGTGCAGTCAATGCTGCGATTGGGGCGGAAACAGGGTATCGAGCATCGCGAGATCGACGTCCCGCAGCTGATCGAGAATACCGTTTCGATGGTCGAACCTCAGGCCCAGCATCATCAGCTGGCGATTCGGCAGTCCGTCAATCTACCGGCGGGGATGACGATTACCGGTGATTTTGTTTTGCTGCAAACGTGCCTGATGAACTTGCTGCTCAACGGGATCGAAGCGTTGCAAACAGCCCACGCGGTACCAGGGTACGTAGCAGAGAAGGGGAGCCGAAAGGACGATTTGACGATCGAGGCGGTCACGCACGAAAACGAAAAATGGATTACAATCCGAGTATGCGACGAGGGAATGGGCCCGTCAGAAGACGTCGCGGATCAGCTGTTCGAGCCTTTGGTGACGACCAAACAGGAAGGAACCGGGCTAGGGCTTCCGGTGGTCCGCGAGATTGTCGAACTGCACGGGGGAACGATTGAGTGGTACCGAGTCGATGGGAAAACGTGCTTTCATATCACCCTTCCTCGCGCAGAGTCTGAATAGTCGTTCATGGCAAATATTCACGTAATTGACGACGAATCGAGCGTTTGCTGGGCCATCGAAAAACTGGGCACCAAGCTTGGGCACGAAGTTCGTGTCGCTTCAACCGCCGAACAAGGACTCGACTTGTTGGAAGAGAGTCGGCCTGACTTGATGTTCCTGGATGTCCGTTTGCCTGGCATGTCAGGTCTAGAGGCGTTGCCGAAAGTCAAAGAGATCGCCCCTGGTACTCCGGTCGTATTAATCACGGCGTTTGGCGACTTGGAGGTGGCCGTCGAAGCGGTTCGGCAAGGGACGTTCGATTACCTCGTCAAACCATTCTCTGTTGAAGACATTCAAACGGTCATCGATCGGGCATTGGCTCAGCAGTCGGAAAAGATCGAGGTTCGCCCTGAAACGGTCTCGGCCGACTTGGTCGGGACTTCGCTGGCCATGCAAGAAGTATTCAAGCGAATTGCATTGGCAGCCAGCAGTGTCGCGCCGATTGTGATTCAAGGAGAAAGCGGTACCGGGAAAGAGCTCGTCGCCCAGGCCATTCATCGATATGGCCCTCGCTATGAAAAGCCGTTTGTGGCGGTGAATATCGCGTCGCTGGCCCCCTCGCTGATTGAAAGCGAACTGTTTGGCCATGTCCGGGGAGCGTTCACGCATGCGATTCAAGACAAGCCGGGCTTTTTGCAACAAGCCAGTGGTGGCACGCTGTTTCTGGACGAAGTTGCCGAGATTCCGCTACCGACCCAAGCCAAATTGCTGCGGGCATTAGAGCAGCGGGAAGTGGTTCCTGTCGGCGGATCGGTAGGCGAAAAGACCGACTTCCGCATCGTGTGTGCTTCGCATCAAGACCTCTCGGCTTGCGTCAAGCTAGGGACGTTTCGGCATGACTTGCTGTTTCGCTTGAATACGTTTCGCATCGATCTGCCACCGCTCCGGGAACGCCGGGAAGACATTCCGCCGCTGGTTCAGCACTTCCTGCATTTGCTGGAAAAGGAGTACCAACAGCCGTTACGGATTGCTTCGGCCGCCCTGGAAGAATTGAAGAAGCGTCCCTGGTACGGCAACGTTCGTGAGCTGAGAAATGCGGTGGAGCATGCCCAGATTTTGGCTCGTAGCGGGACGATTGAAGTCGATCATTTGCCCCCTCCGGTCGAAAAAGCGTGGTTCGATCGTGACTCTCAGGATGGGGGTTCCGCGGAAAAACTAGCCGACGACATTCGAGATTGGACCAAAGAAGAGCTGAAAAACGGCGAATCGG is a window of Bremerella sp. TYQ1 DNA encoding:
- a CDS encoding PHB depolymerase family esterase; the encoded protein is METSFATGADTFACRMAIPTRTSSNAPLIVAWHGIGDSAESMAAYSQLDHFAAKQGAIVVYPDAAGKLWQVPRKEVPDAADDRDLQRFDTIVDNISRQYNIDDSRIYVIGMSHGATFAQWLAAKRSTTITAVVAQSGPPPSTMPGNELNVPVLLIAGQDDPAHDAIRQAHQRYQAAGVPTQFISVPNIGHAWATSQNDAIAKFLSHASR
- a CDS encoding peptidylprolyl isomerase, whose amino-acid sequence is MKVAKNTVVSIAYTLKDSEGNLLDSADASDPLAYLHGVGNLISGMEKALDDRNSGESFEVVIPAAEGYGTIDEDLFWELEKSQFAELGDVEEGTQFVLETEDDQVLVTVIEIQDDMVVVDGNHELAGEDLHFEITVVDVREATPEEIEHGHAHGPGSAHDHD
- a CDS encoding UbiD family decarboxylase yields the protein MGYRTLRACVDDLQRNGHLVVLENDVDAHLEIAEIQRRVYLNGGPAVLFTNVKDCRFPMVGNLFGSMERARFIFRDTLETVKRLIELKIDPNQLFKAPMRYATAPLGALSMLPKKVRSGPIFQNEIKLTDLPKLVSWPDDGGPYVTLPQVFTEDQQTGGLAHSNLGMYRVQIAGNEFDPTGEVGLHYQIHRGIGVHHSAAISQGEPLRVNIFVGGNPAMTLAAVMPLPEGLSELGFAGALAGHRIPMATSRSKLPIYAEADFCISGTIHAGEEKLEGPFGDHLGYYSLKHLFPTMRVEKVYHRDGAIWPFTVVGRPPQEDTTFGELIHEITGPVIPTVLPGIKEVHAVDAAGVHPLLLAIGSERYVPYEERRRPKELMTQAAAILGQGQMSLAKYLFIAAEQDDPSMDLHEICPFLLHMLRRVDWRRDIHFLTETTIDTLDYSSGEFNHGSKAIIAAVGPPQRELPTEIPGNLNLPDGFRTPKIAMPGVLVVSGPKYETARQEVEPSIERFAAFYSPSDSINTFPLVIIADESEFTAQTLNNLLWVTFTRSNPAADIHGIGSFTRQKHWGCEGSLIIDARIKPWNAPPLIEDPEVTAKVDALAAKGGPLAKYL
- a CDS encoding VCBS repeat-containing protein; translated protein: MRRLLSLSLLLALPCLSFAAAPENFTVKVLGVDANEGCDIADFDGDGKLDVIAGRNWYRNGDWLPRPVRMFEDKGGYVHSNGDFAQDVNGDGHVDVIAGDFFQGKVNWYENPGSPANLQGYLWKEHNLIDTKLTTNEATIMVDLDGDGIEEWVTNQWNPKNPLLACRFTKGDNGEPQLTSFKIGGQNGHGIGVGDINNDGRLDILVGQGWYEGPEGGPWSSEWAFHADWNEHLPCPMLVTDVNGDGKNDIIASKAHGFGLWVWLATGTDKDGKLTFEQKMIDDTFSQAHCLHLADLNGDGQDDLITGKRVRAHNGNDPGGKEPPVLNYYTWDKELNFTQQTINRGEVGIGLQIRTADIDGDGDIDVVVAGKDGTQILFNPLKD
- a CDS encoding HAMP domain-containing sensor histidine kinase, which produces MRWPLIYQVTLPLTLWTLVTVFALSLLNLWYAQTETGEEVEARLAAINQQLTEVRFPLSQPVLEQIQGLTGTQLAVTDRQGELIRSTTEITPEELLTLLKDDAPGVVDLSEVIQLAGQSYFHSTTTSRFSGSGEVTVHLLYPKANYDRRVAQSFWPLMLLGLTAVGPMLLVASFLTVRITRPVTRLQKQVDRIAEGDFVEVPPGKTDDELRDLSLAINRMSQQLESYETKVRTMERAQVLGQIGAGFSHQIRNAMTGGQLALGLHRLDCSQPDCESLQVAQRQMAMVEHMVQSMLRLGRKQGIEHREIDVPQLIENTVSMVEPQAQHHQLAIRQSVNLPAGMTITGDFVLLQTCLMNLLLNGIEALQTAHAVPGYVAEKGSRKDDLTIEAVTHENEKWITIRVCDEGMGPSEDVADQLFEPLVTTKQEGTGLGLPVVREIVELHGGTIEWYRVDGKTCFHITLPRAESE
- a CDS encoding sigma-54 dependent transcriptional regulator, coding for MANIHVIDDESSVCWAIEKLGTKLGHEVRVASTAEQGLDLLEESRPDLMFLDVRLPGMSGLEALPKVKEIAPGTPVVLITAFGDLEVAVEAVRQGTFDYLVKPFSVEDIQTVIDRALAQQSEKIEVRPETVSADLVGTSLAMQEVFKRIALAASSVAPIVIQGESGTGKELVAQAIHRYGPRYEKPFVAVNIASLAPSLIESELFGHVRGAFTHAIQDKPGFLQQASGGTLFLDEVAEIPLPTQAKLLRALEQREVVPVGGSVGEKTDFRIVCASHQDLSACVKLGTFRHDLLFRLNTFRIDLPPLRERREDIPPLVQHFLHLLEKEYQQPLRIASAALEELKKRPWYGNVRELRNAVEHAQILARSGTIEVDHLPPPVEKAWFDRDSQDGGSAEKLADDIRDWTKEELKNGESENLWARFQSLAEKEMLKELLDQCDGQYLAIARILGIHRTTVKKKCEQYGLLSPDQKDD